One Ostrea edulis chromosome 6, xbOstEdul1.1, whole genome shotgun sequence genomic window, aacccaacgccaaaaCCATtatgtggctcttcaggcacgacgccatcacttctggacagcaaccagcctacgtaacgacctcctgaacgcctcagGGGTGagtgtgtccactcagacgatacggaatcggcttcacaatgcaggtctcaactcgagaagggcatgtgtttgagtccctctgactgttcgacaccggcgggagcgattggactgggctattaaagatcatgtcacttggacacagaacgattgggttcaagttctgttcaccgatgagtccaggtattgtttggactttacagacaggaggcaccgagtgtggcgacgacaatgtgaacgtttccatgatgccaacatcagtgaacatgaccgttatggtggtggttccatcatggtctggggtggaatcagcagggatggaagaacagatcttcatgtcctggagagaggaacaatgacgggggtgcggtaccgggatgagatcctcgatgtttacgtcagaccctacgctggtgctgttggccctgagttcatcctggtggatgataacgcccgtcctcatcgcgccagggtggtggagcagtaccttcagcaggagacaattactcgtatggactggccagcacgctcgccggacttgaacccgattgagcatgtatggaacatgctgcaggttgccctttcacgccgtagagcacaacccacgactttggcagagctcggaaacgccctcgtggaagattggaacaaccttcccattggaaacatccgagtgcttattgacagcatggctcgacgttgtcaagccgtcattgatgcaaggggaggccatatccggtattgacacttcatcgactaagtgtaatgatggactatccccaaaaactgtgtaattctttctctggtttgctgttaactttttgtaatgaaatgccttttggtgttgttatcagatttcaagcattccgtattggtaaacgttcatgccgttcatgaattttcattcataacctgagtaaacacgtttctgagtatgttagtggtaaattacacacatataacctagtgatccttatcaaattttgagtagtatatatatatatatatatatatatatatatatatatatatacatgtatatatatatatatatatatatatatatatatataatattttaataCAATGTACCATTTCTAAAGAATGCTAACCTTAATCCATCCCGTATTTCATTTGAATCCCGCGCCTCTGCAAACACAATGTTTGTACACTAAAGAGAGAGACGATTTTATTCAATTCAATATAGGCCTAATTCTCTACGTTAGTTTGCTCTGGCAAATCGAAGTTTACATCTGAAACCGGGTTCAAAAagagtcctcagtaccccttgcttgtcgtaagaggcgactaaatggggtggtccttcggctGAGACCGTAAAACCCGAGgttccgtgccacagcaggtgtggtacgataaaggccgtaagcgccgagcccatgcataaattttacagcccttcactggtaatggtgacgtctccaaatgggtgaaaaattgtcgaaggggacgttaaacaatatacaatcaatcaatgtatcgttcgtcATTTCCggaatttcaaaaaaaattatacactgtatatagatgtatagaattttttttttcaattttcaccTTTCCATATCATTGCCTCCCTAGCAAGATTCAAGTTATACAGTATATGAGGGAAAAGTACGCAATCAGTATAGCCGTAGTAGGTGGTATTACTTGTATCAGGAACTGGTGCCAAAGCTCTTATCCATATTCCAGCCATTTATggctatatgacgtcacaacatCATTACGATAATTATGACAAAATAGGCTATATCATTTTCGATAGATCGCTGCAACTTTACATAAAGTGatatatattacaataaaatataatatactAGGAATAAATCAAAGCTATATAAAGATGTTTGTACCACGGAGATATAGATTAGATAAGGGACGTATACTCTAATAGGGTAGCGTTTGGATTATTCAAATcatacagtggcggatccagagagGGGTTCCGGGGGTCGgatcccccccctccccccgttTGTCAGAAAATTATGCTTtataaaaggtaaaaataatgcattttgatGGTGTAACATCCCctcccctttgaaaaccaaaattaattaTATAACCCTCCCCCTCTCAAAAATTCCTGAATCCGCCCCTATTATATACCTCGCTAGACAAGCAACCTAAAGATTCAGTAATCTACATTTTGACCCACAAACGCTCGACGAGTAGCCTAcattgtgattttaaaattaaaaccgATGAGAATATTTTTCTGTAAACACAAAAAAGATGCAAATGAATTTTATGGTATGCTTTCACATCATTAACCTTTatgattatatttcaaaatcatgagAAGAAATTAAAGACTTTTGAATTTCATGCTTATAAATGCTTATAAATTCATgcgtgtgtatatatgtatgtgtgtatgtatatatatttaaatatgtatatgaaCTGTTGGTACTTAGTATATTATCATCATATATCTCATGTTGTTTAAcgtgattgtatgccaacatgtttggtgaatcaataaattgatttgaattgaattgaatagaAATAGAAATGGTTTCCAATCAATAAATCTTATTTGATTATGGTGAATTTTTCATGCGTTCGAGTACTTTTTGTCAATTGTCTGTATATTAGTCTTATATAATATGTCTGGACAAAAAagatcttcttttttttaaatgacgtTCCTTTTCATTAGTTATCCCCCTTTAACTGAACTCTTTATGATCGTCTGCTATGGCGACACAGGAAGACAGGTAGGTTATGGTGTGCAAACTGAACAATTTCGCTATATGCATTATTCTACCAAACCACCACATACGCTCAACAGGCCGTCTTGTGATAAGGATGGTGAGTATTTGTCTTGtgataaggagggggggggggggggggggggggggtctgtgaAACTAAATCTCTCCCCCACCCCCTCCAGAATTCCAGGAAGCTCCATATGGTTCGGACTAAACCTAGTAATTTTGATAGTAAATTGCACccgttttaaaaataaataacgtATCTTTAAAATATGGTACCATAGGGTGCTTGTGGACAACGGTAAGTAAGTAGACCTAGTCAACAAAACCGGGAATCCCCTTCCCTCAACGGACAGTAGTGTGTAGGCCTAGTCCTCATCTCCTGTGTTATTCggattaatttttcattaattagTCGTATACATAATAAGCCTACAAtatcatcgtcgcaaaccacggttttgagtccactcacgcgtgatgatggagagaatcgaataggagcacccgtgggtaaccgacgatgctACAATATATGACGTATAAAAAAATCGATTATAATCTTTGAACAATTTTAAGTGTAACATGTTTTACAGATTTACGTTTAGGAGAAAACAATTTTATGTAGATCTAGTCTATAGATAGATGTAAAAAGTACCTGGCCATAAGTGAGTCATTATTTCActatgtatttcattaaaaaacaattttaaagaacCAAACCTTCTCAACCCCCATTCTACGTGCCTGTACACTGTcatgggtggggtggggggggggggggttgttgttgttaaaTACGAGGTTGTTTTTTCTAGCTCGGATATTAGACCTGGAGAGGTTATTGGAGCTTGTTTTTTCCGGGAAGATATAACAACAGGACCGTCATTCTGAGGAAAATTCTATGCAACAACTCCggtataactacatgtatatatacatcttgtagttgttgtacatgtataccccctccccccagtTCTGATAGCAGCTATGGAAAacaattacaatgtatatgtattaaagTGTACATAATAACAGTTTAGTTTTTCGAATGTATGCATAACAAGATGCTAGGTACATTGAATAAATGGTACAGTTTACGCAAGAATAATTGTGTACTTCAATTTCTCTATCACCTCATAAACCCTCAAAACTATGTCTAAGATTGTTCATAGCTACACTAAATAACTCGTATGAAACCCAACAGACAAGAAATACACTGCATTAGATGTGATACCAATTCGTCTGATTTTACTATCATGTACCCATGATAAGGATGACTGAAATGTTTTGTATGAATTGGTAAATAACTCCATCTTCGCCAGCCAAGGAAATTATAATTATGCTTTTAACAAATACTTGGGTTAATCTCCTGTACCTATGGATCAAAGTGGACTCACATCGTACACATgtaacatattttatcaaagacTTCAAAATACAAATGCACATATATTTCCAAATGTAGCCAGCATACTAGCACTGTATTTAAATTTTCTCTTCCAGTTTCTTTGTTCAAATGAACTTCACTACAGACAAAACTCAGTCGCTGAAAGAATGTGACGAAAAAGACGACGTTATCGATGAGAATTACAATGACGGATCACCGAAACGGAGGCGTAAAGTTGATGTAATCAATCAAAAATGAATATGGATACATTaaaaatgcaatgatttttggaACTGAAACAAAACAGCTCCATCATAATCTTTACACGGTGACGGCTaacaatgctacatgtatataggtgCTGACAATATAATATCGATTGTATATATACGCATGTATGACATACTGTGTGgtcagatacatgtacctatagATTAGAATCACGAGCAGATTTAGATTGTATCAGGAAATTATATTAATGTACATAAagatgtactacatgtagttctCTTCGTCAAAATATAAAGTTAGTTTGTTCTATATCATTCATATAAATCTCCGAGATATATActatcatatacatatatttgtatactATCATATTTCCAGGACGAAGGTTTCGTGACGCCGACAACTCCTGATATTCCAAAATCTTCTCCCTATTATCAATATGACGTCAGCAAAAACGCATACACGTTATCCAGTGCTGGTATGTTATTCAAAGCACGATTTTAATCGTTGCTCGGTGTTGTTGaacaagacaaaaacaaaacaaaatcagttGCGTGTTTGAATTCAAATATTGCTACAATTGAATAATTTCCTTTCTCGTGAAGCACATTGTAATCACTTTTAATTTCTTATGAAGCGCATTGTAATCACTTTTAATTTTCATGATTCGCTCGTCATTGCAGAATCTGACGAGCTATCTGACCCGAGTTTTACACCAACACACCAGTACGACACAAGTGGGTTCAGTGGAAGCGACTTTCAAGTTTCAGATCCAAACGAAGCATACGAAGACTCTCGGTTACCTGGGTCTAACGACCAATCTTTTGCAGTATCGCAGGCTTTAGGTGAACACTCTTTCACAGAATCTGGGATTTCCCAACCTTTCAACGACCATTCAAATTCAGCCTCCCATTTGTCTCAGACATCAGATCTTGAATCATTTTCCAAAGAAACTAAAGATGACGGAACcgtaaataataatgaagacCTCAGTTCATCTTCAAACAAGAGCATTGCAGACATCATCAAAGGTATCATATCATTGTTTTgataaattgtaatatttaaatgtacatatatcacaTGACTCTATTAAATGCGCTTTCTTTTTCAGATATGAATGAGAAATCAACGAAAGTGTACATGCACTGGTTGGAATTATTTCGGTAATGTCTTGAATTTGACTACACATGCGCTCTCTCTtatgtaaaatacatatattcaaTATTAACATGTACTCATTCATTACAGCGAAGGAGAAAAATTTGAGGAGGATATCCCATCTTTCATTGATGATTTACTTCATCAGGCTAAACGAATAGAAGAAGATCTTATGGAGCAGAAGGAATCTCTTCGTCAAAGAATTCGTGGAATCACACAAACTTTACGGATCGACGAGCTTTGATGACTGCTGCGTTCAACAGTTCTTGATTAAAACAAGACTCGGTGTAAATGTCAACATTTACTTGATTACAGGTATCAAGACTATACCTAGGAATTATTTCCCTCCTCACAGGAAGGAGTGGCTATATAATACTGCAAACTGTTTTAGAATTTTGCCATTTTGTACCAAACAGAACTATAATACCTTTAACTTCTGTGCGTTGTTTATTGCTTTTCTGCCGTCTTGTGACATTGCAGTTAATTTGTCAATGAGTTTATGAAGTAAtggttaaaatgtaataaaggGATTACTGAATCAATAACATTCATTAATTTGTTATCGTTGACaccaatattgaaaatgaaatgggGTATTGTTTTACCCCTAAGGATTAAGATTGGGGGCCTTGTTTTGCCCTTCGCTTACTATATGTATATTTGTCTTATTATACGAGATGAAGACTTCGTCCTTGGTAAATTGAAATTTCGGGGTTAATACTAAGTAATGATAACAGTCAATTTTGCATTTGAATGTGGCCATGCTCGGGGTCATAATGTTTCATAAACACaatttgtttttagctcacttgagctgaaagttcaagtgagcttctCCCCCGATGTGtgtctgtaaatttttcacttttccagaaccacagggccaatttcaaccaaatttggtttgttcaaatgaag contains:
- the LOC125645640 gene encoding uncharacterized protein LOC125645640; protein product: MATQEDSFFVQMNFTTDKTQSLKECDEKDDVIDENYNDGSPKRRRKVDDEGFVTPTTPDIPKSSPYYQYDVSKNAYTLSSAESDELSDPSFTPTHQYDTSGFSGSDFQVSDPNEAYEDSRLPGSNDQSFAVSQALGEHSFTESGISQPFNDHSNSASHLSQTSDLESFSKETKDDGTVNNNEDLSSSSNKSIADIIKDMNEKSTKVYMHWLELFREGEKFEEDIPSFIDDLLHQAKRIEEDLMEQKESLRQRIRGITQTLRIDEL